The genomic window AGACCTTCAAACTCTAAATGAGTTGAGACTAGAGCTTTGGGTTAAGATCAGACCTAATTCCTGCGTCACCAGAGATCAAGAACCCATGAGTGATTTCTTCAAAAACGTCTTACTCTACCCGCGTTTTTTAGCGGGTATCATGCTAGGTGTGCTGCTGTTCGTCCTCAAGCCCTTGGCACCTTTTATGAAAAATCCGGTGACTGCTGTTGCCCTGATTGGCTTTTTTATAGGTGGATTTGCCTTTGTTACCTTAACCTTACGCGCCATGCTGGGCTATCCGATCTAGACTAGGCAGGGATCCTTGAGAAAAAGAGGATCGGGCGATGTGCAGTAAGAGAGGAATTCAATCATGGCCACTGGACGTCGAGTTTCAAAGGTTGCCGAGCTGATCCGGCGGGAAGTCAGTCAGATGCTGCTCCATGAACTCAAGGATGAGCGCGTTGGGGCCGGTATGATTAGCGTCACCGATGTAGATGTTTCCGGCGATTTACAGCACGCGACCGTGTTCGTCAGTATTTATGGTTCTGAAGAAGCCCAGGCCGAAACAATGGAAGGGCTTGATTCAGCCGCAGGCTACGTACGGCGAGAGTTAGGAAAGCGGGTTCGCCTGCGCCGCTCTCCCGAAATTATTTTTAAGGAGGATCGCTCCCTTGAGCGCGGCATGGGCATGGTCTCTTTGCTCAATAAAATCGGTGCAGAACGCAAGCCCGAAGTAGCGGAAGATTCTACTCCTTCTCTAGAAACAGAAATTTAGGCAGATTTAGCTTTGACTCAGCTACCCGAATTTTCCGAGCTATCTTTAGCAGCTCAAGTTGCTCAGATGCTGGTGGTGCGAGCCTCTGGTCATCTTTTTGACCATCAGATTCAATATCCGAGCTGGGAACCCCAAGCAAAACCGCTCCGCCACTGGCTTCAGGATCTCGGGGTTGGGGGCGTCATTCTTCTAGGAGGGAGCGCGGCTGAGATTGCGCTGCGCTGTCAACAGCTCCAGGAATGGTCGAAGCTACCGCTGTTCTTGACGGCTGACATCGAAGAAGGCGTGGGCCAGCGATTTTCGGGCGCGACCTGGTTCCCGCCACCGATGGCGCTGGCTGCAATCCCTGACCAAGAACAGGCGCAACGATATGCCGAACAGATGGGGGCGGTTACGGCTCAAGAGGCTCTAGCGATTGGCCTTAATTGGGTGTTGGCTCCGGTCGTAGATGTTAACAATAACCCCAAGAATCCCGTGATTAATGTGCGGGCCTTTGGTGATGATCCGCAAACGGTGGGGAAACTGGCGGCGGCTTTCATTCGCGGTGCTCAAGCTCATCCAGTGCTGACGACGGCGAAGCATTTCCCAGGGCATGGTGATACGGCGACTGACTCCCACCTTGATCTGCCGGTGGTGCCCCATACAAGGGAGCGACTGCAAAAAGTTGAGTATCCGCCGTTTAAAGATGCGATCGCATCCCAGGTTGACAGCATTATGTCGGCGCATTTGCTGATTCCAGAACTGGACAAAAACTATCCGGCAACACTCTCCGACCGCATCTTGACGCAGGAGTTGCGGCAAAATCTTGGGTTTGAGGGATTGATTGTCACCGATGCATTGGTGATGGGTGCGATCGCAAATCAATACGGCGACAACGAAGCTGCAGTCCTAGCGGTGGAAGCCGGGGCCGATGTCTTAATGATGCCCGCCGATCCACCCGGAGCCATAAAAGCGATTTGCGAAGCTGTCGAGACAGGCCGCATTCCAGCAGACCGCATTCACGCATCTCTAGAACGAATCTGGCAGGCCAAGAAAAAGCTCACCGCTCTTAGCGTTGAAGAGAACGATCATCAACATGCCTGGGAACTCCAGCCTCCACCCCCCATTAATCTCAATCCCCTCGCGGCCCCCGCAGCCCTCACAGCAACGGCTGAGATCCTCAAAGCCTCTAGCAAAGTTCAGGGGCAGATCACACCATCCAATCGCCAGCGCACCGTAATTATTGTCGATGACCTGCTTAATTGCGCGGTTCTCAGTCGCAAGGCACCCGCCGTCGATATCCCACAAAAGCAGGGCTATCAGGTCCAGCTCGTTGATAGTCACACGCCCGATCCAGCTCTGAACAACTCGGAATTTGAGGCGACGCTACTGCAGCTTTTTGTCCGAGGCAATCCCTTTCGCGGCAGTGCCGAACAGTCTCAAGTCGTCCAGACCTGGCTAGACTTTTTGCTCAATGCCCAGCAGCTTCAGGGATTAGTAATCTATGGCAGTCCGTACATCTACGAGCAATTGAAGCCCCAAGTCTCTCAGGGAACGCCCACAGCATTTTCCTACGGACAAATGCCTCTGGCTCAAACCCTCGTCTTAGAGCAGTTATTTCGTGAATCCTGAAAATATGACTCATTCGTCTGTAAAGACACAAACGCTAGAAGAACATCGGCAGCAGTTTCCCGCCCTGCAGAATAAACTCTATTTCAACTATGGCGGCCAGGGTCCACTCTCTCAGCCTGCTTTGGATGCCATTCAATCAGCGTATATTGAAGTCCAGGAAATTGGACCCTTTACTGGGGCTTCTAATAAATGGATTACGCAGCAGGTTGAAGGAGCTAGGGATGCGATCGCAACCGAACTCAACGTCGCCTCCAGCACCATTACCCTCACCGACTCCGTTTCCACCGGCTGCAACATCGCCCTCTGGGGCATTAATTGGAAAGCCGGAGATCACCTACTTCTATCAGACTGCGAACATCCCAGCGTGA from Acaryochloris thomasi RCC1774 includes these protein-coding regions:
- a CDS encoding DUF751 family protein, whose translation is MSDFFKNVLLYPRFLAGIMLGVLLFVLKPLAPFMKNPVTAVALIGFFIGGFAFVTLTLRAMLGYPI
- the rbfA gene encoding 30S ribosome-binding factor RbfA codes for the protein MATGRRVSKVAELIRREVSQMLLHELKDERVGAGMISVTDVDVSGDLQHATVFVSIYGSEEAQAETMEGLDSAAGYVRRELGKRVRLRRSPEIIFKEDRSLERGMGMVSLLNKIGAERKPEVAEDSTPSLETEI
- a CDS encoding glycoside hydrolase family 3 N-terminal domain-containing protein, giving the protein MTQLPEFSELSLAAQVAQMLVVRASGHLFDHQIQYPSWEPQAKPLRHWLQDLGVGGVILLGGSAAEIALRCQQLQEWSKLPLFLTADIEEGVGQRFSGATWFPPPMALAAIPDQEQAQRYAEQMGAVTAQEALAIGLNWVLAPVVDVNNNPKNPVINVRAFGDDPQTVGKLAAAFIRGAQAHPVLTTAKHFPGHGDTATDSHLDLPVVPHTRERLQKVEYPPFKDAIASQVDSIMSAHLLIPELDKNYPATLSDRILTQELRQNLGFEGLIVTDALVMGAIANQYGDNEAAVLAVEAGADVLMMPADPPGAIKAICEAVETGRIPADRIHASLERIWQAKKKLTALSVEENDHQHAWELQPPPPINLNPLAAPAALTATAEILKASSKVQGQITPSNRQRTVIIVDDLLNCAVLSRKAPAVDIPQKQGYQVQLVDSHTPDPALNNSEFEATLLQLFVRGNPFRGSAEQSQVVQTWLDFLLNAQQLQGLVIYGSPYIYEQLKPQVSQGTPTAFSYGQMPLAQTLVLEQLFRES